TGTTCGCCTACGCCCGGGTCGCGGTGGGTACCGGGGAGCGGGCCGCGCTGACGATCAACGCCCTGCGGACGCTGTTCTCGGCGAGCTGGGTCGCCGGACCGTTCCTGGCCGCGGTGCTGATCGAGGTCGGCGGGTTCACGCTGATCTTCGCGGTGGCCGCGGGCGTCTACGCGGTGGCGGCGGTGGTGGCGCAACTCGGCATGCCGGAGCCCGCGCCCACCGACGCGGCAGTTCCGGACGCCGCACTTCCGGAGGACGGCTCGAGCTCGCGGGACGTCTCCGAGGGCCTGCTGTGGCTCAACGTCGTCGGCCTGGTCCTGATGCAGACCGCCGCCGTGCTCGGCGTCCAAGCATTGCCGTTGTTCGTGGACGAGGACCTGCATGGCAGCGTCCGCGACACCGGGCTCATCCTCGGCCTCTGCGCCGCGCTGGAGATCCCGCTGATGCTCGCGTTCGGCGCGCTGGCCGGGCGGATCCCGATCCGCGTGCTGTACCTCGTCGGCCCCGCGCTCGCGGCGGCGTACTTCGCGGTGGTCGCGGTCTCCACCGGCACCGGCCAGGTCGCGGCCGCGCAGATCCTCAACGCGTCCGGGATCGCGCTGATCCAGGGCATCGGCATCACGTACTTCCTCGACCTGCTGCCGAACCGGCCGGGCCGGGCGTCGACGCTGTTCAGCAACGCGTTCCCAATCGGCGCGACGCTGTCGGCGCCGCTGCTGGGCGTCGCCCAGCACATCGGCTACCGGTACGGGTTCGCCGCCGCGGCGGTGCTCAGCACGGTCGGGCTCGCGCTGGTGCTCACCCGGCGGACGCCTTCCCGCCGGTGAGCGGCTTGTGGAACACCACGTAGTCGCAGGGGGTGGCGAGCAGCGGCGCGAGGCGGGGCTCGGCCACCTGGAAGTCGCCGGTGCGCACGACCCGGTAGCCGATCCTGCCGTACCAGTCCCGCAGGAACTCCTTCGACGGGTGCGCCCAGTCCTGCGGAACGAGCACCTCGAGCTGCATCACCGCTGCTCCGGCGCTGCGCCCGGCCTTTTCCGCGAACCGGACGAGCTCGCGGCCGATGCCGATCCCGCGGTACTTCGGCGCGGCCACCAGCATGCCGAACTCCGCGGTGCGCTCGTCGAGTTGCCGGATCCGCACGCAGCCGACGACCTCGTCGTCCAGCCGCGCGACCCACAGCTCGCCCGCCCGGATCAGTTCGGCGATCTCGTCCACCGTCGTTCTGGTCGTGCCGGGGATCCACAGACCTTGTTCTGCGGTCTCGTAGACCTCGTTGACCAGGTCGGCCAGGCGCGCGACCAGGACGTCGTCCCGGGAGTCCGAAGCGGGCAGCGAAGCGATCGTCAACACAGGTTCCACGGGTCCCAGTGTGCGTCAGGCGCGCGAGAACAGTCGGCAACGGTTGCCCGAACGGCCGGTGACACGGCTGTGACCAGCAATAACGCGATCAGCGAGTGGCCTGCGACGCAAGGTTCGTGCAAGGTCGGCTGTGGACGCTGCCAGTGCCGGACGGGTCGGTGACCCACCCGCCGGTGTCCGTGCGTTTCCCTCACGAAAGGCCGCACATGTCTCTGTCTGCGCTTCGTCCGGCTCTCTCCCGTGGCCGGCGGATCACCGCCGCCGTCGCCCTCGGCCTCGCCCTCGGCGTCGGTGGCGCCGCTGCCGTCGGGTCGCCGGCGGCCGCGGCGCCGGGCGACCACGCCTGGTGCGACGACTACAAGTTCTCGATGGCCCGCAACTCCGAGGGGAAGTGCGTGGAGCTGATCCAGGTCTACCTCTACCAGTACGGCTTCGGCTCGTACCTGAACGGGCACGGCGGCATCGACGGCGACTTCGGCGCGGCGACCGACCGCGCGGTCCGGGCGTTCCAGAACAAGTACAAGTCGCGGACCGGGCCCGCCGACGGTGAGGTCGGCCCGAAGACCTGGGCGACGTTCGGCTACCTCGCCTGAGTTAGTGAATTCCGGAGCCCGGGCCGTGACGACGGTCCGGGCTCCGGCGTGTCAGGGCACCAGCGCGTTGACCCGAACCGGGTCGAAGAGGTGCTCGAGCATCAGCCGGCCACCGCCGATCACGCCCGCCAGCCGCCCGGCCCGGCTCGGCTCGATGACCAGCCTCTCCACCGCCATCGGCAGGCACCGCTCGTAGAGCGTCGAGCGGATGTTCGCCACGTACGGCTCCGCCTGGCTGAGCTGCCCACCGAGCACGAGCGTGTCCGGGTTGAAGAAGTTGACGATCGTCGCCAGCACGTCGGCGGTGGCACGCCCGGCATCCCGGAGCATGCGGGCGGACACCGGCTCGGCGTCCCGAGCGATTTGTATGACGCCGGACGTGCCCTGCACGTCGAACCCGGCCGCTTGCAGACGCCGCGCGAGCGCGGCGCCGCTGGCGACCGCGTCCAGGCAACCGGTGCGCCCGCAGGAGCAGGGGACGTCCTGCTGGTCGGAGACCGGCGCGTGGCTGATGTCGCCGGCCGCGCCGCGCGCACCCCGGTGGAGCTGCCCCGACGCGATGACGCCGCAGCCGATACCGGACCCGGCCTTGAGGAACACCAGGTGCTCGGTGCCGTCCTGGGCGGCCGAGAACTCGCCGAGCGCCATCAGGTTCGCGTCGTTCTCCACCAGCACCGGGACGTCGATCAGCCCGGCGGCGCACCCCGGCACGTCCGCGCCGTTCCACCCGGGCATCCGGGACGGTGACACGACCCGCCCGGCGCGGAAGTCCACCGGCCCCGGCACCCCGACCGTGAGCCCGGCCAGCGGCGCGGGGAACGCGGCTCCCAGATCGCGCACCTGATCCACGACCCAGGCCAGGACGCGTTCCGGGCCGTCGGCGATGTCCATCGGGAGCAGCCGTTCGGTCAGCAGCGTCCCGCCGAGGTCGAACAGCGCGAGCGACGCGTGGTTGGCCCCCAGGTCGGCGGCGGCCACGGTCCCGGCGTCCGTACGCAGTTCCAGGCGGCGCGGCCGACGGCCGCCGCGCGACCGACCGGCGCCGGTCTCGTGCAGGAAGCCGAGCTCGATCAGGGCTTCGACGCGGGTGGCCGCGGTCGAGGCCGATACGTGGGTCAGACGTGCGATATCGGACCGGGACGCGGCGTGACCCGTACGCACGAGGCGGAGAACGGCACCCGGCGAATCGGGGGCGACGGGTTCAGGCTGCACCCCATGGTTGTACCAGGTTCGCGATAAATCTTCGATCACCGATTGACTTGCTTCGATAATTGGAATTACGGTTCGCCGTGCTGGATGAACTGCTGGGGGACGGGAGGTGACGGTGTGGCCCCGATGATCGAGGTGACCGGTGCGAACAAGCACTTCGGCGACGCGCACGTGCTGCGCGACATCGATCTGGAGGTCGCCGCCGGCGAGGTCGTGGTCGTCGTCGGGCCGTCCGGTTCGGGTAAATCGACGCTCTGCCGCTGCCTGAACCGGCTGGAGACGCTGACCTCCGGTGAGATCCGCATCGACGGGCGTCCGCTACCCGCCGAGGGACGCGCGCTGGCCCAGCTGCGCGCGCAGGTCGGGATGGTCTTCCAGTCGTTCAACCTGTTCGGCCACCGCACGATCCTGGACAACGTCGCGCTAAGTCCCATCCACGTGGCGAAGCGCGACAGGGCGACGGCCCGCGCCGAAGGCCTCGAACTCCTCGACCGCGTCGGCATCGCCGATCAGGCAGGCAAGTACCCGGCGCAGCTCTCCGGCGGTCAGCAGCAGCGTGCCGCGATCGCCCGCGCGCTCGCGATGCGCCCGAAGGTCATGCTGTTCGACGAGCCCACCTCCGCGCTCGACCCGGAGATGGTCAGCGAGGTGCTCGACGTGATGGTCGGGCTCGCCGCCGAGGGCATGACGATGGTCGTCGTCACCCACGAGATGGGGTTCGCCCGCCGCGCGGCCGACCGCGTCGTCTTCATGGACGCCGGGCAGATCGTCGAGTCCGACACCCCCGACGCGTTCTTCACGGGCGCCCGCAGCGAGCGGGCCCGCTCGTTCCTCTCGAAGGTCCTGTCTCACTGAAGGGGTAACACATGGCGAAAGTCGCCAACCGCACGTTGCTCACGGCGGCGCTCGCCGCGGTGACGCTCGCGCTCGCCGCCTGCGGCGGCGGCTCGGACTCGGGCTCGTCCGCGGTTCCCCCCGCTGCCAGCTCCGCGTCCACCGATCTTTTTGCGGACGCTCCGGTGGCCGACGCCGCGGCGATCCTGCCCGGCTCGACGATGGAGAAGATCAAGAAGCGCGGCAAGCTGGTCGTCGCCGAGGCGCTGGACGCCCCGCTGCTGTCCCAGCAGGACCCGTCGAACCCGGACAACGTCACCGGATTCGACGCCGACCTGGCCAAGGCGCTCGCGATCTACATCCTCGGCAAGCCGAGCGTCGAGATCGTGCCGCCCGCCACCGAGACGCGCGAGGCGCTGCTCGGCAACGGCACGGTCGACGTCGTCTTCAACACGTACACGATCACCGAGGAGCGGGCGAAGCAGGTCGCGTTCGCCGGACCGTACTTCTCCTCCGGCCTCGCGGTCGCGGTGAAGACCGGCAACACCGAGATCAAGAGCATCGACGATCTGGCGGGCAAGACCGTCATCGTCGGCGCGAACACCCCGGCCGTCACCGAGATCCCGAAGCGGGTCCCGACCGCCAAGGTGATCCAGTTCGGCACCGACCCGCAGGCCGTGCAGGCGCTGACCCAGGGCCGCGGTGACGCGTACGTGCAGGACATCACGCTACTGGCCAGCAACGCGGCGTCCAACAAGGACATCACGGTCGTCGGCAACCCGTTCACGTCCGAGCCGTACGGCATCGGTTTGAAGCACGGCGACTCGCAGATGAAGCAGTTCGTCAACACGTGGCTGACGACGATCCAGAAGGAAGGCCTCTGGGCCGACATCTGGAAGGCCTCGCTCGGAACCGTCGTGAAGTCGGAAGCCCCCGAGCCGCCCGCGATCGGTTCGGTTCCCGGGTCCTGAGTCGTTCGGCGCCGGGGCGGTGACCGCCGCCCCGGCGCCCTTTCGGAGGCTTCGCGTGAACGTCCTGCTCGACAACCTGCCCGCGTTGCTGGACGGGCTCTGGACGACGGTCTGGATGACCGTCGTCGCCGGCATCGGCTCGCTGCTGCTCGGCGTCGTGGTCACCGCGGCCCGGGTCAGCCCGGTGCCGATCCTGCGGAGCCTCGCGTTCGGCTACGTGCAGTTCTTCCTCAATGTGCCGGCGCTGGCGCTGCTCGTCCTGTTCGTGTTCGCGTTGCCGGACGTCGGCCTGCTGATGCCGCTGACCACGACCGCCGTGCTCGTGCTCGTGATCTACGAGGCCGCGTACGTCGCCGAGGCCGTGCGCAGCGGAATCAACACGGTCTCGATGGGCCAGGCCGAGGCGGCTCGCGCGCTCGGGCTGACGTTCTTCCAGTCGCTGCGGCTGGTGATCCTGCCCCAGGCGCTGCGGGCGGTCGTCCAGCCGGTCGGGAACGTGATGATCGCGCTGGTCATGAACACGTCGCTGGCCGCGGCCGTCGGGGTCGTCGAGCTGACCGCCAGCGCCAACAAGGTGAACCTCGTGCACGCCCAGCCGATCCCGATCTTCGTCGGCGCGGGCCTCGCGTACATGGCGCTGGCGCTGGTGATCGGGTTGTCCACGGGTGTGCTGGAGCGACGGGTGGCGATCGTCCGATGAGTGGGTCGGTTCTGTTCGACGAGCCCGGGCCGCGCGGACGGCGTCGGATTCGGATCGCGTCGATCGTCACCGTTGTTGTGCTCGTGGCAGTTGTCGTTCTCGCGCTGCGGCAGTTCGCGTCGCACGGACAGTTGGACGCCGACAAGTGGCGGCCGTTCGGCGAGTGGCCGATCTGGGAGTACCTGCTGGTCGGCCTGCGCGGGACGGTGCAGGCCGCGGCCCTGGTCGCGGTGCTCGGTGCGGCGTTCGGCCTGATCCTGGCGCTCGGCCGGCTGTCGCCGGTGCGGCCCGTGCGGTGGCTCGCCACGGCCTACATCGAGATCGCCCGCACGCTCCCGGTGCTCCTGTTGATCTACGTGACGCTGTTCGCGTTGCCGCGGTACGGGATCAACCTGCCGCTGCTCTGGAAGCTCGTGCTGCCGCTGACCGTGGCTAACGCCGCCGCGTTCGCGGAGATCTTCCGGGCGGGCATCCTGAGCATGCCGCGCGGGCAGAACGAGGCCGCGGTGAGCCTCGGCATGACCCGGGTCCAGTCGATGCGGTTGGTGGTCCTGCCGCAGGCGCTCCGTGCGGTGGCGCCATCGGTCGTCTCGCAACTGGTGTCGCTGCTGAAGGACACCTCGCTCGGGTACATCGTCGCGTTCACCGAGCTGCTGTACCGCGCGCAGGTGCTCGCCGCGTACAACCACCTGCTCGTCCAGACGTACCTCGTCGTCACGCTCGTTTACCTGGTCTGCAACCTGTCGCTGTCCGGCGTCGCGCACAAACTGCAGACGTTCACCCGGCGGCGCACCGCCGCACCCGTACCGGAGAAGACCCTATGAGTGACCTCGCAGAGCTGGCCGTCGTCGAGCGGGACGGGTTCGCGGAGAGCCGCCACCACGGCACGCTGGTCGCGCTGACCGCGGACGGCCGGATCGCGTTCGCGGCCGGTGACCCGAACGCGCCGATCCTGCCGCGCTCGTCGGTGAAGCCCTGGCAGGCGGTCGTCTGCCGGGCCGTTGGCCTCGTGCTGGACGACGCCGGGACCGCGCTGTCGGCGGGGAGCCACACCGGCGAGGACGCGCACGCCGTCCTGAGCCGGGAGATCCTGGTGTCCGCGGGGCTGTCCGAGGAGGCTCTCGGGTGCCCGCCGGACTGGCCGGAGGACGAACCGACGCGGAACTCGCTGATCGCCGGCGGCTCGTCGCGGTCGCCGATCCGGATGAACTGCTCGGGCAAGCACGCGGCGATGCTCGCGGCGTCCGTGGTCAACGGCTGGGACGTCGGCGGCTACCTGCTCCCGGATCACCCGCTGCAGCAGCGCGTGCGGGCGATCCTCGAGGAGGCCACCGGCGGCCCGGTGACCCACGTGACGACCGACGGCTGCGGAGCGCCGCTGTTCGGCACCACCACGCTCGGCCTGGCGCGGGCCGCCGCTCGGCTGGTGACCGCGGCTCCCGGCTCGGCCGAGCGAACCGTCGCCGACGCGATGCGCGCCGAACCGTTCTTCGTCGGCGGTACCGGGCACGTGAACACCGAGCTGATGCGGCGCGTGCCGGGCGTCGTCGCGAAGGGCGGAGCGGAAGGTGTGCTGGTCGCGGCCGCCGCCGACGGCCGCGCCGTCGCGATGAAGGTCCTCGACGGCTCGCCGCGGGCGACCACGATGCTCGCCGTCGCGGCGCTGCGCGCGCTCGGCGTCGACACCTCCGGCGTCGGTGACCTGGCCGAGGTGCCGGTGCTCGGCGGCGGCCGGCCGGTCGGCCGGATCCGGCTCGGCGCTGACCTGGGTACGTTCGCGTGACGCTGGTCGAGATCTGTCTGGACGACGTCGACGGGGCTCGGGTGGCCGAGCGGGAGGGCGCCGACCGGATCGAGCTCTGCGCGGATCTGCTGGAAGGCGGCATCACGCCCTCGCACGGCATGGTCGACGCGGTGCTGGGGGCGACGTCGCGGGTCGGCGTCCAGGTGCTGATCCGGCCCCGCGGCGGGGACTTCGTGTACTCAGCCGACGAGCTGCGCGTGATGCTGTTCGACATCAGGACGTACGCGCAGTACCCACGGGTGGGGTTCGTGCTGAGCGGGTTGACGGCGTCCGGGCGGATCGACGTGCCGTTGCTGTCGGCCCTGCTTTCGGAGTGCGGTGGTGCGCCGGTGACGTACAGCCGCGCGTTCGACGAGGTGGACGAGCAGTTCGCGGCGCTCGACACGCTGGCGTCGCTGGGCGTGGCCCGGGTGCTCACCGGCGGGGGACCGGGCGCCGCTGCGGACGGCCGCGATCGGCTGCGCGCGCTGGTCGAGCATGCCGCCGACCGGATCACGATCCTCGCCGGCGGTTCGGTGCGGTCGTACAACGTCGCGGCGCTGGTCGCGCACACCCGGGCTCCCGAGGTGCACCTGCGTGCGATGGTGCCGGCCGGTGGGCGCGATCGCACGTCTGCGGACGAGGTGCGCGCGGTGCTGGCCGGGGTGGGACGCCGGTGACCGCCGCGGTCGTCGCGGTCGACGTCGGCGGGACCACGGTCAAGGCCTCCGTGGTCGACGACCGGGGGTTGCCGCGTCACCACCGCACGGCGCCGAGTGCCGGGGGAACGGACACGGTCGCGGTCGTCCGGTCGCTGGTCGAGTCGCTGCGCGGCGCGGCGGTCGCCGACGGGCTCGACGTGCTGGCCGCCGGCGTGGTGACGCCCGGCCTGGTCGACGCCGAGACCGGCCGGGTCGCGTACGCGTCGAATCTCGGGTGGCGCGATCTGGACCTGCGGGCGGCGCTGGAGGGTCCGCTCGGCCTGCCGGTGTCGGTCGGCCACGACGTGCGGGCGGCCGGACGGGCCGAGCGGCACCTGGGCGCGGCGCGCGGCGCGGACGACTTCGTGCTGCTCCAGCTCGGGACCGGGATCGCGGCGGCGGTCGTCACCGGGGGTGCGCTGGTCAGCGGAGCGGGCAGCGCCGCCGGGGAGGCTGGGCACATGCCGGTCTACCCGGACGGCGAGCCGTGCCCGTGCGGCAAGCGGGGGTGCCTGGAGGCGTACGCGGCCGGGGCGGCGGTCCTCCGGAGGTACCTGGCCGCCGGAGGCGCCGAAGTGAACACCGCACGGGGGGTGGTCGCCCGCCTCGGCGCCGACCCTGTTGCCGACCGGGTCTGGGGTGAGGCGGTGACCGCGCTGGCGTTCGGCGTCAGCACGCTGACGATGTTGCTCGACCCGGCGCTGGTGGTGCTCGGCGGAGGGTTGGCGCTGGCGGGTGACGCGCTGCTCGAGCCGGTCGAGCGTGCGATGGCGGACCTGTTGGTCTGGCGGGACGCGCCCCCGATCCGCCTGTCGACGCTCGGCACCGCGGCGGGACAGTGGGGCGCGGCGCTCGAAGCGTTCGCGCTGACACCGCACGCGGGGTGCGTGGAGTCCTGGACCCGCCCGGCCACCCCGGTCGCCTGAGGGCCTGCAACAAAGTGTGGTGTGGGCGCCCGCCCACACCACACTTAGTTGCAACTCGATCGGCTCCCGCTCGGATCAGTAGACGTCGAAGTCGTCGACGCGGAGGACCCAGGTGCCGCGGTAGCGCCAGTCGACCGGACCGAACCCGAAGTAGTTCCAGCCGGCCCAGCCGAAGCGGGTGTAGTCGCAGCTGAAGTCGTCCCACCAGCCGCGGAGGACCCCGAGGTAACCGGCGCGCTGGCAGCCGCGGTAGCCGCGGTGGAACGAGGCGACGCGGTCACCGTAGCGGCCGCGCTCGGACCAGCCCCAGCCGCCGGTGGAGTCCCAGCCGTGGCCGCGGTGGTAGCTGCTGCCGCGGTACCAGTTCGAGCCGCTCTCCCAGTACTCGCCGTGCGACCAGCTGCGGCCGCGGTACCACTCGCCGGTCACGCGCTCGCCGCGCCGGTGTCCGCGGTAGCGCCACTCGCGGCTGTGCTCATAGCGCGAGTCCCGAGCCTCCCGCCCGTCACGGCCATCCCGGCCGTCGCGCCCATCCCGTCCGTCGCGTCCGTCCCGGCCCTCGCGGCCTTCGCGTCCGTCCCGGCCCTCGCGGCCGTCCCGGCCGTCGCGACCCTCGCGCCCGTCCTGGCCGTCCTGCCCGCGGCCTTCGCGTCCGTCCCGGTCTCCGCGGCCGTCCCGCGCGTCCTGGCCGTCCGTGCCGTTGCGGCCTTCCTGGCCGTCCTGGCTGTTGCGGCCTTCCCGACCCTCACGGCCTTCGCGACCCTCGCGGCCTTCGCGACCCTCGTGGCCGTCGGTGCTGTCGCCGTCGTTGCGCCCGTCCTGGCTGTCGGTGCCGTTGCGGCCCTCGCGCCGTTGGCCCTCGTTCTGGCCCTGGCGGCCCTGCCCGTCGGTGGTGCCGCGGTCGGTGGTGTTCCGGCCCTCCTGGCCGCTCTGGTCCTGCCGAGCATCGCGGCGGCTTCCGTCGCGGCGGCCCTCGTCGTCGTCCCCGTCCCCGTCGCCCTCCCCGGCGCGGTTGCCGGCGACGTTCTGCTGGGTCCAGCCGGCGCTCTGCACGGCTCCGCTCTGCGCAGTGGCACCCTGATCGGCCCCGGTCGGCGCGGTCCCGCTCTGCGCGGTCGTGCCCTGGTCAGCCCCGGCCTGGGTGGCCGCGCTCGTGCTCTGATCGGCCCCGCTTTGCGTGGCTCCGCTCTGGGCGGTCGTGCTCTGATCGGCCCCAGTCTGCGCGGCCCCAGTCTGCGCGGCCCCGGTCTGGGTGGCCCCGGCCTGGGCGGCCGCGGTCTGGGTGGCCGCGGTCTGGGTGGCCGCGGTCTGGTTGGTGGCGGCTCCGGCGTTCCAGTCGGCCACCGCCGCGGGAGCGGCAGGCGCGGCAGGCGCGGCGGGGGCCGCGGGCACTGCCGGGGCGGCAACGGTCTCCGGTGCCTCCGGGTCCGCAGGGTCGGCCAGCGCGGGAGCGCCGAGTGTCATCGTGGTGCCGGCGGCCAGTGCCACGCCGACTATCGCGAGGCCGACGCGTCCGGGCTTGCGAGTCATCTCTCGTCTCCGATCTGTCTTAACGGACAAAGCGGATACGAGCAGCTTTCGTAGCAACCGAGACGCCGACTTGCCGCACTACGCACTATTCGCCCTGTTTTAGCACCCTTCGGTCGACCCCCGCACGGGCTAATCGGCCCATCACGGCAGTGAGAGGCTCTTACCGGTACGAGAGCCCGTGCCCCCGCCGGAACAGCGGCGCCGACGAGTCGTCCGGCACGTCCTCGAGCTGCCGATCCGCCGCGACCTGCGACGACGGCAACTCGAACGGCAGCCTCCCGCCCGGCGTCCGCTGCCCGAGCACGGTGGCCAGCAGGACGTCGTCCGACACGCCGTAATCGGCCAGTACCGCCGAGGCGCGGTCGACAACGTTCGTGAGCACCAACGGACGGTCGAGTTTCGGAACCGCGACAGTCGGGACACCCGCCGCGACCGCGCGGCGGAACGCCTGGTAGTCGGGTTCGGTGCCGGTGAACGTCAGGCCGAGCGTGCCGGTGCCGCTGCGCGGATCGGCGAGCCGGACGATCGCCAGGTCGGCCTTCGCCGGATCGCTGGTGACCTTCAGCCCCGCGGTCTGCGCCGCCTGCGGGCTGACCCCGGACAGGTACACCGTGCGGCCGGCGCGGGCCGGTAGCGTCCGCTTCCGGTTCGTCAGGAGCGTGAGCGACGCGGCCTGCGCCCGGTCGCCGACGGCCTGGAACCGCGGGTTGCCGGAGAGCCGGGCCGCGGCGGCGGGGTCGACGTACGGGTTCTCGAACAGCCCGAGCTGGAACTTCTGAATCAGGACGCGCCGCGCGGCTTCGTTCACCCGGGCGTTGCTGATCAGGCCCGCGTTGACCGCCTGGGTCACGTTCCGCGGCTCGTTCGATCCGCCGATCTGGTCGACGCCCGCGTTGATCGCCCGCGCGAACCGCTGGACGACGGTCAGGTTCTCGACGCCCCACGGCATGCCCGCGCCCCAGGGCCCGACGAAGAACGCCGGCGGCCGGTTGTCGCGGCAGGCCTGGGGGCAGTCGCCGGTGATCGCCCAGTCCGAGACGATGACGCCGTCGAAGCCGTAGCGGCCGCGCAGCAGGTTCTTCAGCAGGAAGCTGTTGAAGCCCGCCCCGACCTGCTCGACCCGATGCCCCCGGACCACGAGGTTCCGCAGGATCGAGTACGTCGGCATGATCCCGGCGGTCTCGGCCTCGAACGCGCCGGTGAACGGCACGATGTGCGCGGCGAAGTTGTTGCCGGGGAACGTCGCGTAGCGTCCGTAGTAGTAGTGGCTGTCGTAGCCGTTGTCCTGGGCGCCGTAGCCGACCCAGTGCTTGGTGACCGTCGCGACGCTGTGCGGCCCGAGGCCGTCGTCGCCGTGCTGCAGGCCGGAGACGTAGGCCTGCACGTGCCGCCGGGCGGTGCGCGGGTCGGAGCCGAACGTGCCGTTGACGCGCGTCCACCGCGGTTCGGTGGCCAGGTCGGCCTGCGGTGAGAGGCCCTCGGTGATGCCGACCGCGCGGTACTCCTGCCGGACGATGTCGGCGAGTTGCCGGGTCAGCGCGGGGTTGCCGGTGGCGGCCCAGCCGATCGCGTCGGGCATTGCGGTGGTGCCGACTCCGCCGACGGTTTGGCCCTCGGTCACCGAGAAGCCGTTGCGCGGGTCGGACGAGATGACGGCCGGGATGCCGAGGTTCGCTTCCTCCGCGACTTCCTGCACGGTGTTGTTCGCGGTGGCCAGGGCCTCCGGGGCGAGCGCGAGCCGGGTGATGAACGTGTTGACGTGCCGGGCGCCGATCAGCGTGCCGAGTTGCTGCCGGTCGTATCCGGTCTCGGTGGCCGGGAGCGTGCCGTGCACGAGCAGCCCGGCCTTCTGCACCAGCGTCATCCGGCGGATCAGGTCGTCGGCACGGTACTCGGGGAGCAGCCGCCAGTCCTCGTAGGGCGTCAGCGCGCCGTTCCGGTCGAGGTCACGGAAGCGCAGGCCGTCGATCGTGAGGATCGGCGCGCTGCGGGAGCTCAGCTGCGGCTGGTCCGTGGCCCCCTTACCCGGGGCCGCGGCCGGGGCGGCCAGCGCGCCCACCAGGACGGCGGTCAGGAGGGTGCATAACGCGGTCGTCCGGGACACGACGCCTCCTCGGTGAGGCTGTGATCTGGGTCACGCGAATGCCGTCACGGTATCCCATTTAGAGCCCGCACTCGAACTCCCCGATGCCAGGGTTCGCGTCGGCGAGCCTGCGCAGGGCGTCCGCGGTCCGGCGGAGGTCGGTCGCTCCGATGTGGTCGGCGAAGTACGTCGACACGACCGCGTCGACGACTGGCCGCGCGGCGGCGAGCCGGTCGCGCCCGGCGGGGGTCAGCTCGGCCCACGTCGCGCGCCGGTCCGCGGCGCTGGTGGTGCGGACCACCCAGCCGTCCTTCTCCATCTTGCCGACCAGCCGGGTCGCGCCGCTGCGGGAGAGCATCACCTCGTCGGCGAGGGGGGCCATCCGGAGGCGGCCGTCGAACCGGTCGAGGGCGGCCAGCACCTCACGTTCGAAGTAGGTCAGGCCGACGTTGGCCCGC
The sequence above is a segment of the Cryptosporangium aurantiacum genome. Coding sequences within it:
- a CDS encoding glutamate ABC transporter substrate-binding protein gives rise to the protein MAKVANRTLLTAALAAVTLALAACGGGSDSGSSAVPPAASSASTDLFADAPVADAAAILPGSTMEKIKKRGKLVVAEALDAPLLSQQDPSNPDNVTGFDADLAKALAIYILGKPSVEIVPPATETREALLGNGTVDVVFNTYTITEERAKQVAFAGPYFSSGLAVAVKTGNTEIKSIDDLAGKTVIVGANTPAVTEIPKRVPTAKVIQFGTDPQAVQALTQGRGDAYVQDITLLASNAASNKDITVVGNPFTSEPYGIGLKHGDSQMKQFVNTWLTTIQKEGLWADIWKASLGTVVKSEAPEPPAIGSVPGS
- a CDS encoding peptidoglycan-binding domain-containing protein, with amino-acid sequence MSLSALRPALSRGRRITAAVALGLALGVGGAAAVGSPAAAAPGDHAWCDDYKFSMARNSEGKCVELIQVYLYQYGFGSYLNGHGGIDGDFGAATDRAVRAFQNKYKSRTGPADGEVGPKTWATFGYLA
- a CDS encoding amino acid ABC transporter permease; the encoded protein is MNVLLDNLPALLDGLWTTVWMTVVAGIGSLLLGVVVTAARVSPVPILRSLAFGYVQFFLNVPALALLVLFVFALPDVGLLMPLTTTAVLVLVIYEAAYVAEAVRSGINTVSMGQAEAARALGLTFFQSLRLVILPQALRAVVQPVGNVMIALVMNTSLAAAVGVVELTASANKVNLVHAQPIPIFVGAGLAYMALALVIGLSTGVLERRVAIVR
- a CDS encoding ROK family protein codes for the protein MQPEPVAPDSPGAVLRLVRTGHAASRSDIARLTHVSASTAATRVEALIELGFLHETGAGRSRGGRRPRRLELRTDAGTVAAADLGANHASLALFDLGGTLLTERLLPMDIADGPERVLAWVVDQVRDLGAAFPAPLAGLTVGVPGPVDFRAGRVVSPSRMPGWNGADVPGCAAGLIDVPVLVENDANLMALGEFSAAQDGTEHLVFLKAGSGIGCGVIASGQLHRGARGAAGDISHAPVSDQQDVPCSCGRTGCLDAVASGAALARRLQAAGFDVQGTSGVIQIARDAEPVSARMLRDAGRATADVLATIVNFFNPDTLVLGGQLSQAEPYVANIRSTLYERCLPMAVERLVIEPSRAGRLAGVIGGGRLMLEHLFDPVRVNALVP
- a CDS encoding GNAT family N-acetyltransferase yields the protein MEPVLTIASLPASDSRDDVLVARLADLVNEVYETAEQGLWIPGTTRTTVDEIAELIRAGELWVARLDDEVVGCVRIRQLDERTAEFGMLVAAPKYRGIGIGRELVRFAEKAGRSAGAAVMQLEVLVPQDWAHPSKEFLRDWYGRIGYRVVRTGDFQVAEPRLAPLLATPCDYVVFHKPLTGGKASAG
- a CDS encoding amino acid ABC transporter permease, whose translation is MSGSVLFDEPGPRGRRRIRIASIVTVVVLVAVVVLALRQFASHGQLDADKWRPFGEWPIWEYLLVGLRGTVQAAALVAVLGAAFGLILALGRLSPVRPVRWLATAYIEIARTLPVLLLIYVTLFALPRYGINLPLLWKLVLPLTVANAAAFAEIFRAGILSMPRGQNEAAVSLGMTRVQSMRLVVLPQALRAVAPSVVSQLVSLLKDTSLGYIVAFTELLYRAQVLAAYNHLLVQTYLVVTLVYLVCNLSLSGVAHKLQTFTRRRTAAPVPEKTL
- a CDS encoding MFS transporter, yielding MSAPFITSQPHRPKSVGRWYAVSLVFLAVGLSMAMTFPFRALFLTDAVHAGPVLVTVFLLVAAVTGVLAASALGRLSDSRPWRSRLIVAASLAGVVGCGLSAVVRNYWVLLIVTATAVAVSTALQAQLFAYARVAVGTGERAALTINALRTLFSASWVAGPFLAAVLIEVGGFTLIFAVAAGVYAVAAVVAQLGMPEPAPTDAAVPDAALPEDGSSSRDVSEGLLWLNVVGLVLMQTAAVLGVQALPLFVDEDLHGSVRDTGLILGLCAALEIPLMLAFGALAGRIPIRVLYLVGPALAAAYFAVVAVSTGTGQVAAAQILNASGIALIQGIGITYFLDLLPNRPGRASTLFSNAFPIGATLSAPLLGVAQHIGYRYGFAAAAVLSTVGLALVLTRRTPSRR
- a CDS encoding amino acid ABC transporter ATP-binding protein, which translates into the protein MIEVTGANKHFGDAHVLRDIDLEVAAGEVVVVVGPSGSGKSTLCRCLNRLETLTSGEIRIDGRPLPAEGRALAQLRAQVGMVFQSFNLFGHRTILDNVALSPIHVAKRDRATARAEGLELLDRVGIADQAGKYPAQLSGGQQQRAAIARALAMRPKVMLFDEPTSALDPEMVSEVLDVMVGLAAEGMTMVVVTHEMGFARRAADRVVFMDAGQIVESDTPDAFFTGARSERARSFLSKVLSH